The Panicum hallii strain FIL2 chromosome 5, PHallii_v3.1, whole genome shotgun sequence genome contains the following window.
CGCCAACTAATTGAAGGAGTATGACCAATAGAATCTCACGGCCTTGCCTCAATGTCAGAATTTTAAAAAACCATGCGTTGATGTAATATTATTAATGGCTGCAAGAAGCATGCATGAGACAATATTAATTTAGTATGCATGCAAGATATGTATTCATCATGCCTTGCTTTCACTGACACTTTGATTTAATGGTGTTTTGGTGGTAGAAGAGTTATGCGTGCATGTGGGGATGGACGCTTGGCTGAAACGAGTGCCCTGCACAATTGAAATGAACGCCTTCCATATGTGCATGAACATTCAGGAACAATATCTCGAGAAGCCAGGTTCATAGATCTTCTAGGTGGAAGAAAAGTGTCCATCTCTAGGTTTGCGTTTGTGTCCATTGTCTAAGAGCTGAGGGCCGGTAGCAAAACTTTTATGATATACTTACTTATTTGGTTTATTAATTTGTTCTTCATTTGGTTGTAACTATCACACACCCACCcacacgcacgcgcgcgcccacACACTTCTCTAAATACTATAGGAGCCAGATGCAATCATGTGCACAAGTGAAAACTATCTAAGTGACTGTGCGCGTAGGTGATCATTTTCGTATGAATTTGACCACTGACATTCTTGGGAAATTCTATGAATTAAGTCCAACAAGTTCTTTCAAATTAGATTTATTTAAGTCAGCTAGTTCTACCAGTTTTGTTGAGTATTTGACTTCAGGGAGCAAAATGAGCCCCAACCATGGAAAACACAAGCTGCTCAGCCTGGCACAAGTGCAACCTCATTGTCTCCTAGCTCATGCAAGCCAAGAAACAGACATGGAAGCTATCCAGAATGTACACAAGAAAGTCGGTGACGTGTGAGGAAATTAACCAGGCTAGCTGGCCTGGGTCAGGTCAGGCTGGTCAGCCCTTTGTTGCCGACACGCCAGGTCTACTTTGCCTATTAAAACCCGCTACATGGAACTGATTTTAGgacactatatatatatatatatatatcccctTGGCGACACTTTAATCAAAATTGGAGAAGAATTGTTGTTCCAGTGAAGCCATGCATGTTGTACATACTCTTCAAAAATGGGGAGAGAAGTGAGGTGCAAGTTCCAAAGAGGAGCAAGATGTGTCATCACCTATTCGAATTTGTGCCTCAGAGGAATGAAGTTTGAGGTCGGGTGACTTGTCTTTCGTTGGTAACTTGCACACTTTCCTTTTACTTTAGTGGTACTTGAATACTTGCTTGGTGTAGTTGCGGGTTCCTTGTTTTTTGTAGTTAGCTTTGCTCTACCTTATCGCAACTGCTCTTTTCGTGGAACCCAAAAGAAGTAGTAATCAATAGTTAAGCGCAATGCTTAGGCTAAAGATTACGCCTTGGTTTGCATTCTACACCAGGATACTATAGTGGTAGGCGGTAGGCGGTAGGCAACTCTATCCATTAAATTCACCATGTTCGGCTTGCTCCGTAAGTCCAGAATAGTTTTCTGTAACCCACTCTTATCCGTTCTTGAGGATACACACTCTGGTGGTGGAAAGTAGTTGGAGCTAGTAAAGATCACGTACTGTTATTAGGAATAGTTAGCAAGCTAGCACTTGAAAGATTTCTCTATCTCAAACACATCTGGTTACCTTTACCCCGGCCACTTTCATTTGACAAACTAGATTCTTGTTAGAACACTTCTCATTTTCCGTGGACTCAATATCTTATAATACTCCTAGATAAAAGCTACATCAAAACCATAGAGAACTTcataaaaattaaaaaatacTATTTATCCGAACTATGGAGTGCTCGCCTTGCTCCTATGTCCTTCCTCTCAAGCCTGAATCCTTCTTTAGGGGAGCTAGTATTCTCAAGGAAGGATCTTGACTTTATTGTCATATTAGGGTCCTTCTACACCATCTACTTTACCTTCTGCCCTATCTTCGAGGCAATTGACCTCTGTGGGCTCCACTATTGTGGGAGATCCATGTGACCGTGCTCTTCCTCTGCATGAGTGGCTTGACAAAAGAAGAGCTACGGTCCGGCTGTTTAGGGATGAGTTGGCGGCCACGTCCACAGAGTTGGACATACTGACTGGTCAACAGGACGGGTCAAACCTCTAGGATGCGGTCCATGGGCCGTCATCTGAGCCCGCATGTTAGTCCGGAATGGCCCTACTTCATCCTGTTGTTGTCCTAGGGCCAGCCCATGCCTGATCGTTTTTGGGCCGTGACAGATCAGACCCACCTGTTTGACCATCTGTATGGCTCCTGCTACGAGTATAAGGGTGCGTTTGGATGCGGATCCATATATGACGTGCCAAAATTATTGGCCGGCTAAATTTAGGCGGCTGATAATTGGCCACGTTCGGGCGCTAAAATGAACTAGGATGTGGGCATGGAAGCTAGGGGTATCCAAATGATGGATTTAATCCAAACGATAGGCTCGTCCACAGCCCACGGTTGAAATTTGGCCTCGCCGAGGCATGCATCAATCCAAACGCACCCTAAATGACAAGCATAGCTAATGGACATTAGGAAAATAAAGAAAAGGAAATCGGGCGAGTTGGTTGTATTTTTCAACATATCAAAATGTAATATATCTTGAAGATATAAGTCAACAGAACAAGATTTAAAATAATTATTAATAAAAATATGATAAGTCAATATAAACCATAAGAGGCTTATTTTATTCATATCTCAGCCCATAGGAATATAATATTAAAAGCATCAAACCGCTCGTACCGCTAACAATAGCCCATAGTTTTCGCTATCTATTGCCACCCAAAGGGTAGGAAGTTTTGTATTAAAGTCATCATACCACCAATATCGCTAACAGTATCGCGTAGTTTACGCTATCTATTGCAGCCCAAAAGAGCCTGAAGTTCAAGTTCCGTATATATACCCCTACCTCGGTGTATCTTTTTTTGCATCCATTCCAATCACATTTCCCTCTTCCACTCAACTACGTGATCTCAGGGCAAGAGGTGCTTTGTTTGCTTGTTGTCTTTCTAGTCCTCGCCCTGACGAGAAAGAATCAAGGTGCGTTGTTTCCTTGTTGGCTGCTTCAGTTTGTAAGCATTTAAGCTTTCCTTTGCCAGGCCAAGAGTGAGCTAAATCCTCTCCCTGCCAAGGCTAACATCATTCAGCAAAACAAGGTGAGCCTTGTACCCAGGAGAACGAAACATGCCACTGTTCTGCCTAAATAGTTTTGTGAGTTCTTATATAATCTTGCATGACATTAGCATTCCTTTATTATTGGTACAAATTATGCATTCATTATTTTAGGTTGAATTCAAGCTGCTACAAAGATGCCGCTACAAGGGAGTAAGGTTGCTGGCAAGTCTGCATCCTTAGTAGCATCTTCATCGTCAAACAGGAGACGCCGCCGTCGAGTCAACCGTTCAATGTCCTCTAGCATGATATCGACACCAACAAATTCAACAACGAGCACAATCCAGAAGATCTACGACATCTCTAGGGATGTCTTTGCGGCAGCCACCCCAGGCTTTGTGCCACCGCCAAGTGATGTGGAACGTCTCACCGGGTTCCTCGGTACGTTGCACATCGATTTATTTACCTTTCTATCAATGATGGCAATAGTCCTAGCTAGGCATTTCTTGTACATGTGCGGTCTGGGTCTAGGAGGCATGAAAGGGAAGGAAAGTGGGGCACACACAATAGGATGAATAGAAAGTGTACGGCACATTCGTTTATGTTGGCTTTGTTTGCCTCAATGGGGGACCAATGGTTTTTGCACCTATAGTTTCTGTTTTTGGCATGGTATCCTTCATCGCATTCATCAATCATATAGTTTTACATGTGAACTGCACTTGTGCATGGACCACATCCACATCCACATCCATTGTGCCCATGAAATTAAGAATAGTAACAAATACCATTTTCTTGATCTTTTTGTGATATATCACTCATTCGGAATACATGCATGGTTATAGAGTTTACTACTATCGCAATCTCATTGTAGAGTTGAGAAGTTGCACAAGATGTGATTTGGTATCATGTAGTCCATTAATTTCCACCATTTACaactttatctttgtgcatgCAGATAGCCTGTGACACTACAAACACCATCTATAAGTTTAGCCTTTGTGCATGTAGATAGCCTATGACACTACAAACGCCATTTATAAGTTTAACCTTGTGCATGCAGATAGCCTGACACTACAGGATATTGGCCTCGATGCAACCATGTCATGCTTTACAGAAAATCCCCAAGACCATCCCAAAGTGACATATGTACACTTCGCAAATTCTCCAACACTCTCGGTAAATCAAGTTTTTTTTCTGCATTCTTTCATGACTGGATCTTACAAATTTTGGCAATTTTCACATCAATTGTATTTGAATGAATTCACATAATAAACGACTATACCACAGCTTTGCGTCTTCTGCTTTCCGCAATCTGCCGTGATCCCGCTCCACGACCACCCGGGGATGACTGTGTTCAGTAAGATCCTCCTCGGTTCCATGCACATAAAGTCGTATGACTGGGTCACGGCTTCTTCTAGCAACCAGGTCACAAGAATGCCGAATGGTAAGTATCTAATTATCTCCACAAAACAGACCTTGCTGACCATAGCTAGTCAAATACTAAAATATGCTCCCTCTGAACTAAAAACACACAGGTGCTCGTCTGGCCAAGCTGAACACTGATGCCATCTTTGATGCCACGTCGAAGACTGTGGTGTTGTACCCAGAGGATGGGGGAAACCTGCACTGTTTCAATGCGATGTCGCCTTGCGCGGTACTCGATGTCATGGGTCCTCCCTACTGCCTAGAAGAAGGAAGGGATTGCTCCTACTTCGGTGTGTCACATATTGCTTCTAGAGCTACATATGCTTGTGATTTCTTTTGATCCATTTGCCATCACTAAAATAGTTTTAGTTAATGGTGCTCTGTTGTACCTGCAGATAGCGAAGCTGTGCACGCAGGTGGGGATGGACAATATGCTTGGCTTAATAAAGTGCCCCGGACCATTGAAATGAATGGCTTCCCTATGCACCTAAATATTCGGATGTGAGTTCTCAGCAAGCGAGGCACATAGATTCGTGTTTGGTCCATGCTGATATGGAGGCCAAGAGAAATTAGGGCCTGTAGCAAACTTATTATTTGGTTTACTTAATTCCTCTTCATTAGGTTGTAACTGCCATTTGGTGATTTCACAGAACTCCAATCAATCTTATATTACCTTTATTAATGTAAAATAATTTTATTTGACTTGGTAACTCTAAGGATGAAAACGAACGGGAACGGGTGGGAAAACCTCTTACCCATTTCCGTTGCCGTAATTTTTCATCAGAACCGGGATATCCGTAAACGGGATGGGAACCAGGATAGATGGGTATACGGAAACGAAAAAATACGGGTGGGAATGCAATGGGAACGGTGAGAATCGAAAATTTATACCGGGATGATGCGTTACAACTTACAAGACGTGAGCATGTACCGTCAAACATTAGGCATTCAAAGCACACACCAGCAGACGTGCTGCTGCATAGCCAAGGCAGCAAGCCAGGCAGCCAACACTAGCTTCAGGGTGAGTGGCTGCTGGGCACGGTGCAGGGTGCATTGCTTTCAGGCTTCCAGCCTTCCAGCAGGCAGCAGACAAGCAGGCAAGCAGCAGCCTTCCAGCTACCAGCTTAGCAAGCAGCAGCGCGGGGTGGGAGTGAGAGCGAGGCAGGCAGGCAGCGTCCAGCGAGCAGGCGGCGGCCGCCAGGGGTGAGTCCGTGAGGGGGGTTATGTAACGGTCCTGTTGGGCTGGTAGGACAAGTTATTTAGTCTATCCCGTATAAACAAAAAACGGAAAGATTACGAGTTCATCCCACTCGAAAACAGTATCATGAAAATACGGGTGGGATATACCACCGCTAGACAAACTAGTATTAGTACCGGACATATGGCGCATTTAGTACTAGTTGGGCTGACCAATACCGCCTGTCCGGtactaaataaaaaataaaaaaatattatgaACCATCGGGAGGCCTGCACGTGCAAATCTTTCCCGCGTAAATGCGTGCGTGCCCGCGAGAATTCAAACCCACAACCTTCAGTCTCACGTGTAGCTTCCTTACCATCCCACCTACGTATCACATGTGATTGGATGATAGATGCTTTCCTTTTGAAGTAACCCGTAGAGGACCATTTAGTGCCGGGACAAGACATCCATTTAGTACCGGATGGTGTCATTGACGGTACAAAATGGATGTACCATTTTAGTACCGGTTCAACATACCATCCGGTACCGTTCGGTGTCTTGGTCCGGTACTAAAATGGCTCTGGAGGCTTTCAAATTTGAACCCGGTACTATAATGGCTCCATGGCAGCTTTCGTACCGAATCAAATTATATCCGGTACTAACATGCGCGGCGAAAGGTCGTTTTTCTTCCGGTGTACCCTCTCCCGTATCCCGTCCCATTCCTATTCACCCTGTTCGCATTTCCCGTTCTGTTTTCAGAACTTTCCATTCCGTTTCCGTTTAGCCGTAAATATGGAACAAATAAAGAAATACGGTTGGACGGAAACGAGATTTTTTCCGTCTATTTTCATCATTAGGTAATTTGATATGCATATTTAGAACATTTCAGTTGGAGTGTGGAAATGTTTATATGTGAAATTTTGCAAGATGATACCAACTTGTGTGTGGTATACGCTATAGGACACTGGAGTTGGTTTTATTTTCCGCAAGATTCTAAAGTTGGTATATGCCATGTGAGCATCTTACCGCCTTTGCCTGCCATGCCCCTACGGCATGGTCCAGTAGTTGAAGTGCCAGAACCCGGACGTGATCCTGCTTATAACCTTCACCACACGTCCACACCCACATGAGCCCATAGCCACCTCTGCTTGCCTAACCGTGAACTATTATATAGCACTGCGCATCTAAGCTGCCAAGTCACCACCAAGCTCCACAACGTGACCTCACCGCTGGTGCCTTTCCACTACATTCTTTGGTCCTCGGCTCTGTCTATGAAAGGATTTAGCTTGAGAAAAATTGCGCTCAATCCCAAGGGTTAAGCTAAGGCACCGCGTCATGTAGGATTGCAAAACCCCAGCGTGTTGTATCGAACTCCACCCCTACTAGCCCTTGTAGGGGCTTCAACAATCTGGGTTGGTCCATTGCGACTAGCCCTTGTTTGCAATAGGGTTGCATCACTTAGCCGAGCTGCAAAAGCATGCCGGCGAGGAATTCAGCCTCTTCCTCTGCTTGCTCGTTGCACAAATAAAACTATTTCATTTTGAAACCAGAAGTTTTTTGGATTGATATGAATGCAATCGATCATGAGCATGACTTGAGGTTTTTCTCCTCCCTTCCAAGTGTGGAAGTGTTGGATGTGATTTCAATGCTTTCAACATATTCAGCTTCAGATAGACGAATTAAATTCCGGTCAACAGCAGACCAGCGGTTGGCCTTTTTTTACAAGGATTACATGAACTAGATCTACAATATCCTCTTTATCAATAGGCGTTACAAAATTTAATCATAGTTTCACAAGTCGGATTGAGGAACAAATAATGTACTGTAGATCATTCCCTATTTTATCACCTTGATTAAGAGTGGCCTTTCCTTTATCTTAGTGATGCCTTTTTTTTATTACCTGATGTGGACATGATAAGTATACACACGGCCATTCACGAAAAACATACGGTGAGCTTATTCCTGTACACTCAGTAATTTTAAGAATGATTTGCTACCTAATAAAATTATTATGATTAGAAACAATGTATAAGCTTAAAAAGTAATTGAAAAGAGCCATGGATGCATGCTAAGTGGAGGTCCACAACATACCAACTTTTAATCCAACTCGGAGTCCTTGTTCAGTCCGCCTTAAAATCATCGCCCAAGCCATATACGGTGTTCATTTGTTATGTTCTACATACGTACAGAAATGTAAAAAGATAAGCTTTCCAATACCACTAGTTCCACGTTATTATCTTGTGTGAGTCAACAGAAATCATCAAAACAAGTGGACGTCTAGAATCTATCATGTGCTGCACCACCAGTTTTTGGACCGTTGAACCGTGTATTGTGTTGGAGTCCATTGGGGGCTTGTCTGGGGTTTTGTGGCCGTCCCTAAACCTTTATATTCAGTAGCCGTCACCCATGTTAGGATTGGATTTTTGCTTGGATTAAATCTATCTTGAATAGTTCGTTGTCATCGGTTCGTGAAACTCCAACTTCGTGAGGTTAATCATTCATCAGCAATTTTTGTTACGTTCTTTCTTGTTCTTACTTGTATTCTTCGATTCACAGGCAAGAATTAGCCTTTATGGCAACATCATCCGAGCAGTGCACAGTTGATAACCAAGAGATAACGTGGTGCTTTGATTGCGGGCTCAAATTTTGTTAATCGGAAGCCAGATCGCTTGTGTCGGGTTGCCGACACATCGACAGTTATCCCTCCTGAAGGAAGATACCTTTTTGGGCCTTAAATCCACTATCTGACACCTTTCCTATCGTTTATTTTGAAATAGAACTCTGAAATTATGCGTATAATGGTGTCCGAAACCACCCATTGGGTTGATGTATTTCAAATGTTTGCGGAAAGATCAGACAACCTCATGTACCCATCATTACCCAAAAATAGGAGAGAGGCAGTTCGTTGAATGTCTGCTTCAGATAATTCTTAGAGTAATGCAGCTATCAAAACTGAAATACCTTCTTCGTCCTGGCGGGGTCGTCAAAAAGTGTTTTAACATAAAAGTGTGCAGTACCACCCTATTGACACCTAAAATTGGCATGCGGTAGGGATGACAATCCTACCCGCGGGTATAGGTATGTGCATATTTCGTACCCGGTAGGTGAGGGTATGGTACGAACAGTATTCACCTAAACGGTAAACGGTAAATGGTCGGTGTAGGTCTGTGTAGTGTGTAAACTGTGTACACGGCGTACACAGATTACACATTTTTTACTATATTGACAAACATAAGTATAGTAATATGTATAAATGcttaaaataataataataatagttAAAAGATAATTTCAAGTGAGAAAGGCTATTGTAGAGTTTTGCATCCAATTTGTGTGAATTAAAATTGAATCCTTAAACATGACATTTGAACAATATGTTCTTTTCTCCTAAATAGGACGCTGCTCACCCTAAACGGCATTGTACTCGCTCATTTAGAACTTTTTTCCATGCTACACACCGTGTAACCCGTCTAATGCCATGTAACGTGTAATATACCGTTTGTAGCCTAAATTGCACGTCTACCTATCGAGTAACATTTACACGCCGTGTACACGGCCATGTAGCCCGTGTAGGTGAACACTGGGTATGAAATCTCACCCGCAGGCACGATCAGGTCGGGTACCTGAAATGAGCTAGGCGGGTCGGGTAGGGGCATCCACTGTTATCTGCGGGTACCCGAAATACAAGTATTGTGACCTAGAGAACCTATATTATTATCATGTTTAGTCTCTTTCTAATATAGATTATATGAACTACAAAGATCTAGTATGTGAGATTGTGTGAACTATAAATAAGAAGTGAGTTTTTGCTTAATTATTTGCTAGCGGTGTACCTTATCACTGCTTGTTGCTTCTCATATGAAATACTTGACTCAAAAATTTTCTTGAATGCAACTACAAAGAAGATCCCAAAGATAAGAATAAATCACGTTAGACGGAGTGTTTAGATCTTTATACCATAAAGATTTGCATTGATTTGTATGGGTGGTATCTTCGGACTAAATTTATTTATATCATTAGATTATTATTTGTTAGATTATTATTTGTGCTCTTATGAATAGACTCGATGGGTACCCCAAACCCGTCGGGTATGGGTACGGATATGGAATTTTACCTGATAGCCTTCGCTAGGATGGGTAAAACTTGAACTTTCGGATATTATCGTGGACGGGTATTTACTCTACCTACACCTTACACAATCCGTTTCCATCCCTAGCTAGCCCGTGCCAGGTTAAAGTGAGTTCGAGCAAGAAAAGACAAATAATAGCTTGGACCTAAGGCAAGATGAAGCCAAACTGTAGAATCGAGTTCACCATTTGATAGCCCTCGTCGAAACAATCGAAATGGACATATGCATCACCCAATTCAGAGTTCGAGTGAGAGTTATGGCGATCAGAAAATGCTATTGGCTGAAATTCTGGGAATTAGCAGAAATTTTCAGGAATTGGTGGAAATCTCTGTCACATTGGCTGGAAATCTCCACCGTTTACATGAAACATCCTATGAAAATCACAAGTGGTTCAAAATAGGGTTGTAGATTGAGTTTTGGATCTGTTTTTGACGTGTTTTTCGCATAGATGAATTGTAACGGGCAAGACCTCTGCTCCTGCCAAGGCCGACCGACCCCTACAATCGAATCAATCAAATTTATCTTTTCCATTTCTCCTTTCCTCTACTCTTTTTCCAAACCTAATTTGTTGTTCATTCATCATCTCCATGGTGAAAGCGACACCATAGTGTCGCGCGCCCTAATGGCTCCTCTAGCCGTGTTGCCCTGCAATGCTCCAATTCCTTATTTCCTTCGACGACGTGTCTTGCGTATCATGCTCACTATAGATCTCACACTGTTACGCGTTCAGTGTAGGGCATGATTTCATATAAACACACCCTAAGCACCTCTTGTGCAACACGCGTCAGATGTGCTATACCGCAGGAACAACACCGCGCCAATCACCGGTATATCCATGGAACGCTTGTCTATAGGACCCCGTCAAGACAAATATATGCTAGTGTACCCAATGCTCGGTAGACCAGTGAGGACATCTATTCATTCCATAGAAATGAGGGAAACCACAAAAGTATTAGAAAACTTGGGTGAAGGGGAAAGGTAAAAA
Protein-coding sequences here:
- the LOC112895227 gene encoding plant cysteine oxidase 1-like, giving the protein MPLQGSKVAGKSASLVASSSSNRRRRRRVNRSMSSSMISTPTNSTTSTIQKIYDISRDVFAAATPGFVPPPSDVERLTGFLDSLTLQDIGLDATMSCFTENPQDHPKVTYVHFANSPTLSLCVFCFPQSAVIPLHDHPGMTVFSKILLGSMHIKSYDWVTASSSNQVTRMPNGARLAKLNTDAIFDATSKTVVLYPEDGGNLHCFNAMSPCAVLDVMGPPYCLEEGRDCSYFDSEAVHAGGDGQYAWLNKVPRTIEMNGFPMHLNIRM